A genomic window from Equus asinus isolate D_3611 breed Donkey chromosome 25, EquAss-T2T_v2, whole genome shotgun sequence includes:
- the S100A14 gene encoding protein S100-A14 has protein sequence MGQCRSATAEDAQEFSDVEKAIETLIKNFHQYSVEGGKETLTPSELQDLVTQQLPHLMPSNCGLEEKIANLGSCNDSKLEFGSFWELIGEAAKSVKLESPVRGS, from the exons ATGGGACAGTGTCGGTCAGCCACTGCTGAG GATGCTCAGGAATTCAGTGATGTGGAGAAGGCCATTGAGACCCTCATCAAGAACTTCCACCAGTACTCagtggagggtgggaaggagACGCTGACGCCCTCTGAGCTGCAGGACCTGGTCACCCAGCAGCTGCCCCACCTTATGCCG AGCAACTGTGGGCTGGAAGAGAAAATTGCCAACTTGGGCAGCTGTAACGACTCTAAACTGGAGTTCGGGAGTTTCTGGGAACTCATTGGAGAAGCCGCCAAGAGTGTGAAGCTGGAGAGCCCTGTCCGGGGGAGTTGA